CACTGGCACAATAGAAatactatctttcttttgtctcTTTGAACAAACACGGATAGGATCATCACCGGATTCAGTTGCATCTGGCGAATTTAACAGCAGTTTTatcaccttttctttttctttttctcgccCAAACACTTCGGGTTCAGTTAAGAATGAGCTCGTCTCTCGTCTCGCCGATCTCTgatatttttttccttcatcATCTAAATCTAGGAGTCTGATGACTTTTTCCATATCATCAGCAATGCTATCTAACCTCCCCATAACCTCCCTCACTTTAGCCACAGCATCACCGTCACGATTGAACACATTTCTGGCAAGTGTAAGAGAAGGAAATAAGAAGGTACCTCTCTGATTTTCTTGGCTTTCAGCCTTTTGCTGCAGGACTTGGTATTTGAATTTGTCCAGTAAGTCTTCGGCATCGTAGGCAGCATCTTTGAGTACTTGGAGGATTTGGGCAAGGTTGTCATCTTTGGTGCGCTTCTTCTCCGCGATGCCAAGGATGAAGCGTGTCCGTGCTAGGGTAGCTTGCagcctcatgaggtcatcctGAAGCCCCGAGTGGCGCCCGAACTGCTGGATGACATCGGAGATCACCAGGCCGGCCAAGTTGTCCAGTACGGCGGAAGTGATGGATCCTCCAACTGATCGCAGTGCCTCCATATCGATCGGTGGACAAAAGCACCTCctacagaagagagagagagagagagagagattttctcCAGGAAATATACTTGCTTTTCTGGGATGGCTGGTGTATGTGGCCTCAATTATTGGGAAGTTGATCGCTGGTGTGCTTCGCCTCAATTATTGAGAAGTTAGTGGAGAGCTTCCGGTAGGTTTGACAATGGGTGGAAAGACAGGATAATCTCTATTTTAGAAAGGCAGGAGATCAGATAATGTTcaactttttttctctctcttattgtcAAGCAAGAAAGTGACTGGTTTACTTATCGTACAAGTTGTCTATATATAATGTTAAAAAAACAATGACAGAGTGGTGGGCATCAAGCTGAAgtggtcaaaaataaatatcttaCATAGATAGAGGGATCTGCCAATGAAGAGCCTCCGGTTCAATCAGTGGATTTGGCATGATTCAAGAAACAATATTTGAAATAGGCACCTTTAACTGTTTTGAAAAGGTTCAAATCTTCTACATAAGCATATCTAGAAATACCAACAGCTGCACGCCTTTGATGCAAACTCGACTACACCCCAAAGGTTCCACCTCTCGTCCAAGTGGGCGTGTATagttcaagaaatgcttcacgGGACCACTCAATTCGGTGTAATACGCAGGGTTGCCACGGAGATCGGTATACTTGGTGGGGAATAAAGTGGCAtcccaaaataatattttagagGGACATGGAAGTGGTTCCTTGTAAATTTGGCAGATATAGAGAGACTTCTGCTGCTGACGCagagtctatatatatatatatatatatatattaaaaatattcatacaaaaataatgttttgtaaaaatataaattaaatattaattttaaaaaaaattatgcaaattttaatatttagaaagatatttatacaattttttttttttttgaagatgcCGCTTATGGGTGTGAGGAGCATATCTTGTTCCTCTTCCTATATTGTAACAAGGTGCCGGCATCAAAAAATAATGGCCTCATTATCCTGTTAGTCATGTTATTATTAGCCTTTAAAGTTTGAACAGTTTAACATAAAAACCCATCAAATCATTCAttcaatgaaaaaagaaaaaaaaaaaaaagaagggaagagaagaaacctgaaaaataggagagagaacAGAAAGCAGATCGACCATTGGGCCGTCCTGGCCCAGCTTTTTTATGTCTTGACTAGAGGCTTGCATGATTCAGGGATATTTTTAAAATCGAACCAACTTCAATCAGTTTTCTAAAACCAAAACTAAAACAAAATTGACCTTATGTGAAAACTGATTCAAACTGACTCGAAAAATTCATTTCGTTCAGTTTATCGGGTTTGCTACAACATCATCCCCCGAGTTTGCTAGAACATCATCCCCTCTTCGAAAAGGAGCGGTGATGAGGATGATGGGGGAGGAAAGGAGAATATGCAATTATAGAGGAATAAGTTTGCTACAGTGTGATCTACCTGTGCTCGAGAGTCTCTTCAACATGGAGGCAGAAACCCCCACCAAGTGCCAATTCTCCTTCGGCTTATCGCCTCTAGCTCCATCATCCTCAAATGGAGAATCCTAGCTGTCAATTACATGAGGCTTCCGCCTCCACCTTCTCTGAACAAACCGAATGATAACCAAAGAGCGGGAGACTGTGGGATTGAAACATGAATCTACTCATCTTAGTGATTGATTGAAGGAAGAAAGAATTGCAAAACCCTAATTTTTGAAAGGTGGAATGGGGATTGAGGAGTAGAAAAAGTGATTGATTGAAGGAAGAAAGAATTGCAAAACCCTAATTTTTGAAAGGTGGAATGGGGCTTGAGGAGTAGAAAAGGTGGAATGGGGATCAAAGAAAAAGGCTGTAGGAGAGATCTTGAATTTGATGAAGCAGAGCTTGTTGACGTCCAATGAGACATTGCCAAATATATTGAGAGGAGTGCCTCCTTCGGGCCTCCACTGACAATGCGAAAGGGACCAAGCAACAAAGAGAGTGGACGAAGGGGGATCTTGAGTGGCGGATGGGTAGAGTGTAAGGAAGTCTTAGGAGAGGCAAGAAAAGGACCGAAGGATTGGAGATGGCTAGGACTCGTAGTAAACTGAACAACTGAAGTAGGTGAACCACTTTACATCGCAGCCAGCAGGTGATTCACACCCCTAGTCTTAATGATGGCTAATTCACAGACGAGCCAGCACGGCAGTAATTGTATCGCAGCAGGACTCAACAGGATTTGTCCAATAACAAGGGCCATGACGTGGTGACAGAACTCTGAGTTCAAGTTTGGCCGATTCTATGCCTTGAAAATGGAATGATCCTTCAAAAGGAGAGGGGCAGGTTATCAAAACTAGAGATGGgcattgggccgggccgccTATGGCCCGGCACGGctcggcacgaagcgggccgtgcctagcacggctCATAAAAGGGGGCCAGGCTGGGTTAAGAATTTTTgacccgcgggccgagcccggcacggcccataagggcctgggctggcacgattcgtgggccaaATCTGACACGGCCGTGGGCCAGCCCGGAACGGCCCTCCCCTCTCCTTCCCTCTTGTCCGATATATCGAAAAGAGATCGCTGAGCGTTCCTCCCCCGATTCATGATCGATGATGGCCTCGGCCGTGGTAAACAACGTTGGAGTGTCGCCGGAGGGCTTACTTGACTGCCCGCCGGCGTCCTACTCCCCCTACGGCTGGCTCAGCCCTCGGATCTCGCTCAGCCGCGACCACGCTAACGGCGACCAGCCCGCCCctgcctccgccgccgccctgGCGGTGCCTTCCTGTAACCCGTTGGAAGAGCTGGAGACTGCCAGCAATGACCTGGTCGACTTCGAGTTCCGGCTGGACGATCCTGTCGCCATGCTCCCCGCTGACGAGCTCTTCTCTGACGGGAAGCTGGTCCCCCTGCAGCCGTCGCCGACGGCGTCAAAGCTGCCTGATGAGTCCTCCTCCGAGATCCGGTCGCCCGAGCCGCTGAAGTCGTGGCGGAGGGCGGAGAACGCCTCTGGATTGGACCCCTACATCTTCTCTCCCAAGGCGCCACGGTGTTCCAGCCGGTGGAGGGAGCTACTCGGCCTCAAGAAGGCACAAACCCCGAAGCCCGATTCCCGGAAGCCCGTCGTCGCCGCTTCCAAAACCCGAACCCCAAATCTCTGAAGCCTTTGCTCCATCGGAATCCAAGATCGCGGCCAGCGGACTTGTCCTTGAGCCTCCCACTGCTCCACGACTTGGACACCGAGTCGGTATCCATCTCCTCCCGGCTatccgtttcctcctccggtCCCGACCACGAGGACCTCCCCAGGATCTCTCTCGACTCCGAGAAACCGGCGGCCCAGATCCCGTCtcgtgccgggcacggcccgctaccccacgggcctagggccgtgccgggcttagcctttaggttaagcgggccgtgccaggcacaacCCATTTAGTAACaagccgggccaggcacggcccgtttggtctgtggcccggtgggcttgagcccggcacggcccaatACCAATCTCTAATTGTAACCTCCAATGAATGGTGAGTGCAGAGAGGGAGATATCATATAGTGAAGAGATCCGATGGCAGTGGTCTGATTACAAAATTTCACATCCAACTGAAATCAATAAACTGCAGATCGCCCATGAAAATCAAGCACTCCCGCAATTAGCAAAGAAGATTATCAGAATATGCTTATTAGTTATAAGACAATGGTCACCGACAACTGTTGGCTCACCTGGTTGGCACCCCTCTCTCACAAGAGCTCACCATAGGTTCAAGGTTCTAAGTGGTGGTATATTACCTCTGTATCGGTCACACAAAAAAAAGTCAATGATTTTTCTCTTAAGTCATACAAGAGCAAAACAAAATCTTTTAGCTTTATTGGACCAACCAAAATTAACTACATGCAGATAATTCATTAAAGTCTAAAGTATTCTTAAAGTCGATTAGCCAAGAAGATATTAACACTATGCTCAAGTAACTAAATGCTAATAGTTAGTAATTCCTAAATATAGTTATCAAGTGCATGATAGAATTTAACAACAATATCAAACAATTAAGTTGAAAAAGATTACAGATCAAGATATTAGTATAGCAAGGTGCAGCATATTCTCCTAACAATTTCAAAGCTACAGAGTTTGGACCATAAACTAACTATAAGGACGCAAAGTGGTACAATGGCAAGCATAAAGGCTAACCAATGCATGACAATAAATAGGTCTTACAAGAGTAAATGCATTTAGATGAGGACTAAGAGTAAGAACCAGTTAGAATATGCCAAACAAAGACAAAACACAATGTTGCTGTGCCATGTTTGAAGAGCATTCCAGGTGATGCATTCAAATTTTGTATGAAGCTCATTTACTGATATTCCATATGCCAGCCACAAGTACTAGATATACAGAGCCAGGTATTCCACTAGTTGCACCACAGTCCAGTACAGCAAACCATTAGCATACTGCAGATTTCTAGAGACTAATCACGAGTTCGGAGCTTTGTTTCCTTCAGAAAAACAATAATGTTAAAAAAGAactagcaaaataaaactaagatGCAAACAAACTGCAAACTAAAATAAGCCATGAGAGGAATAGGATCTGAAGAGAAGCTCAGTAAAGGCAATCATAGTCGA
This portion of the Phoenix dactylifera cultivar Barhee BC4 chromosome 11, palm_55x_up_171113_PBpolish2nd_filt_p, whole genome shotgun sequence genome encodes:
- the LOC120112554 gene encoding uncharacterized protein LOC120112554, coding for MASAVVNNVGVSPEGLLDCPPASYSPYGWLSPRISLSRDHANGDQPAPASAAALAVPSCNPLEELETASNDLVDFEFRLDDPVAMLPADELFSDGKLVPLQPSPTASKLPDESSSEIRSPEPLKSWRRAENASGLDPYIFSPKAPRCSSRWRELLGLKKAQTPKPDSRKPVVAASKTRTPNL